A window of Leptotrichia wadei contains these coding sequences:
- the thiS gene encoding sulfur carrier protein ThiS — MAKINGKYEEINNINLLDYLTKNKYRTDRIVVDFNGNIIKKEDFEKINIKNTDKIEIVCFVGGG; from the coding sequence ATGGCAAAAATTAACGGAAAATATGAAGAAATTAACAATATTAACTTACTAGATTATTTAACAAAAAATAAATATAGAACAGATAGAATTGTTGTTGATTTCAACGGAAATATAATAAAAAAGGAAGATTTTGAAAAAATTAATATAAAAAATACAGATAAGATAGAAATCGTATGTTTTGTTGGTGGAGGTTAA
- the thiD gene encoding bifunctional hydroxymethylpyrimidine kinase/phosphomethylpyrimidine kinase — protein MKNVLSIAGSDCSAGAGIQADLKTFVANEVYGMTVITSLTAQNPQKVKMIENVSIEMLKSQIEAILDTIKVSAIKIGMINTKENGEIIYESLLKYKAENIVLDPVMIATSGNSLIKDETKDFLVNKLFKLADIITPNLDETKEIVKIILKNENIEDINSIEKMKTYGKIIADFTKKWILVKGGHLSNSAVDILINKEKVYVLKGEKISSNNTHGTGCSLSSAIASNLAKGYSMLDSVKKAKNFVLCSIRNSVNFGEIAGTINQMGEIYKNIDIEKLY, from the coding sequence ATGAAAAATGTATTGTCAATAGCAGGTTCAGATTGCAGTGCAGGAGCGGGAATACAAGCTGACTTGAAAACTTTTGTTGCAAATGAAGTTTATGGAATGACGGTTATTACAAGTTTAACTGCACAGAACCCGCAGAAAGTAAAGATGATAGAAAATGTCTCAATAGAGATGTTAAAAAGTCAGATAGAAGCAATATTAGATACTATAAAAGTTTCTGCCATAAAAATTGGAATGATAAATACTAAAGAAAACGGGGAAATAATATATGAATCTTTATTGAAATATAAAGCAGAAAATATAGTTCTTGATCCTGTGATGATTGCGACAAGCGGAAATTCTTTAATAAAAGATGAAACAAAAGACTTTTTAGTAAATAAATTATTTAAACTGGCGGATATAATTACACCTAATTTAGATGAAACAAAAGAAATAGTAAAAATAATTTTAAAAAATGAAAATATTGAGGACATAAATAGCATAGAAAAAATGAAAACTTATGGAAAGATAATTGCAGATTTTACTAAAAAATGGATTCTTGTTAAAGGGGGACATCTTTCAAATAGTGCAGTGGATATTCTTATAAATAAAGAAAAAGTATATGTTTTAAAAGGAGAAAAAATTTCTAGCAACAATACTCATGGGACTGGTTGCAGTTTATCTTCAGCTATTGCTTCTAATTTAGCTAAGGGCTATTCTATGCTGGACTCAGTTAAGAAAGCTAAGAATTTTGTCTTATGTTCAATAAGAAATTCAGTAAATTTTGGAGAAATAGCTGGAACAATAAATCAAATGGGAGAAATATACAAAAATATTGATATAGAAAAACTTTATTAA
- the thiF gene encoding sulfur carrier protein ThiS adenylyltransferase ThiF has protein sequence MNLKEEDLLKRNVKGTFEKLKKTKICILGLGGLGSNVAILLARAGIGYLKLVDFDIVEASNLNRQQYRISHIRMKKTKAIKNIIKEINPFVKVDILDTKVDKENISSIVKDIKIIVEAFDRAETKAMAIEKLLTNKNKIVISASGMAGLGSSNEIITRRVRDNFYLTGDNYSDYEEYSGIMSTRVMICAAHQANMVLRLILGEEK, from the coding sequence ATGAATTTAAAAGAAGAAGATTTGCTTAAAAGAAATGTGAAAGGTACATTTGAAAAATTAAAAAAGACAAAAATCTGTATTTTAGGCTTGGGGGGATTGGGTTCAAATGTGGCGATTTTACTTGCAAGAGCAGGGATAGGATATTTAAAATTAGTAGATTTTGATATTGTCGAAGCAAGTAATTTGAATAGACAGCAATATAGAATATCTCATATAAGAATGAAAAAAACTAAAGCTATAAAAAATATTATAAAGGAAATTAATCCTTTTGTAAAAGTTGATATTCTGGATACAAAAGTGGATAAAGAAAATATATCTTCTATAGTTAAAGATATAAAAATTATTGTAGAAGCCTTTGATAGAGCTGAAACAAAAGCTATGGCAATAGAAAAATTACTGACAAATAAAAATAAAATAGTTATATCCGCATCTGGAATGGCTGGTTTAGGCTCATCAAATGAAATTATTACAAGAAGAGTTAGAGATAATTTTTATTTGACTGGGGATAATTATTCGGATTATGAAGAATATTCGGGCATTATGTCAACTAGAGTTATGATCTGTGCCGCACACCAAGCCAATATGGTTTTAAGATTAATACTAGGAGAAGAAAAATGA
- the thiC gene encoding phosphomethylpyrimidine synthase ThiC: MYKTQMEAAKKGILTKEMKSIAESESMDEKILMERVAKGEIAIPANKNHSSLLAKGVGTGLSTKINVNLGISKDCPNINRELEKAKVAIDMKADAIMDLSSFGKTEKFRKKLIAMSTAMIGTVPVYDAIGFYDKELKDIKAEEFLDVVRKHAEDGVDFVTIHAGLNREAVELFKRNERITNIVSRGGSLMYAWMELHNAENPFYENFDKLLDICEEYDMTISLGDALRSGCLNDATDACQIKELITLGELAKRAWKRNVQIIIEGPGHMAIDEIEANVKLEKKLCHNAPFYVLGPLVTDIAPGYDHITSAIGGAIAAAAGVDFLCYVTPAEHLRLPNLDDMKEGIIASRIAAHAADISKKVPKAIDWDNRMAKYRADIDWEGMFAEAIDEEKARRYRKESTPENEDTCTMCGKMCSMRTMKKIMSGEDVNILK; encoded by the coding sequence ATGTATAAAACACAGATGGAAGCTGCTAAAAAAGGTATTTTAACAAAGGAGATGAAAAGTATTGCAGAAAGTGAATCTATGGATGAAAAAATTTTAATGGAAAGAGTGGCAAAAGGTGAAATTGCTATTCCTGCAAATAAAAATCATAGCTCTCTTTTAGCAAAAGGAGTTGGGACAGGTTTATCTACAAAAATAAATGTAAATTTAGGAATATCAAAGGATTGTCCCAACATAAATAGAGAATTGGAAAAAGCAAAAGTTGCCATAGATATGAAAGCAGATGCAATAATGGATTTAAGCTCGTTTGGTAAAACAGAAAAATTTAGAAAAAAATTAATCGCTATGTCTACTGCAATGATTGGAACAGTTCCTGTTTACGATGCAATTGGCTTTTATGATAAGGAATTAAAGGATATAAAGGCAGAAGAATTTTTAGATGTGGTAAGAAAACATGCAGAAGATGGAGTGGACTTTGTTACTATTCATGCAGGGTTAAATAGAGAAGCAGTAGAACTTTTCAAAAGGAATGAAAGAATAACTAATATCGTTTCAAGAGGAGGTTCGCTTATGTATGCCTGGATGGAACTTCACAATGCTGAAAATCCTTTTTATGAAAACTTTGATAAACTTTTAGATATTTGTGAAGAATATGATATGACAATAAGTTTAGGAGATGCACTAAGATCAGGCTGCTTAAATGATGCAACAGATGCCTGTCAGATAAAAGAACTAATAACATTGGGAGAATTGGCAAAAAGAGCTTGGAAAAGAAATGTTCAAATAATAATCGAAGGACCAGGACATATGGCAATAGATGAAATAGAAGCAAATGTGAAGTTAGAAAAGAAGCTTTGCCACAATGCACCTTTTTATGTACTAGGACCATTAGTAACAGATATTGCACCAGGCTATGACCATATCACTTCAGCAATTGGTGGGGCAATAGCAGCTGCAGCTGGAGTTGATTTTCTATGTTATGTAACACCAGCAGAGCATTTAAGATTGCCAAACTTAGATGATATGAAAGAAGGAATAATAGCATCTCGTATTGCAGCTCACGCTGCCGATATTAGTAAAAAAGTTCCAAAGGCTATTGACTGGGATAATAGAATGGCAAAATATAGAGCAGATATAGATTGGGAAGGAATGTTTGCAGAAGCAATAGATGAAGAAAAAGCCAGAAGATATAGAAAAGAGTCTACTCCTGAAAATGAAGATACTTGTACTATGTGCGGAAAAATGTGTTCTATGAGAACTATGAAAAAAATAATGTCAGGTGAAGATGTAAATATTTTAAAATAG
- the thiE gene encoding thiamine phosphate synthase, whose amino-acid sequence MDLKDCKIYLVTDEKACNGKDFYKCIEESIKGGIKIVQLREKNSSTKDFYEKALKVKKICKNYGALFIINDRLDIAQAVEADGVHLGQTDMPIEKARKILKNKFLIGATARNAKEAKKAELSGADYIGSGAIFGTNTKGNAKKLEMEDLKKIVNSVKIPVFAIGGINISNVSLLKNIGLQGICLVSGILSEKDCKKAVNIMLKNFI is encoded by the coding sequence ATGGATTTAAAAGACTGTAAAATTTATTTAGTTACTGATGAAAAAGCTTGTAATGGAAAAGATTTTTATAAATGTATAGAAGAAAGTATCAAAGGTGGAATAAAAATAGTTCAGTTAAGAGAAAAAAACAGCTCTACAAAAGACTTTTATGAAAAGGCATTAAAAGTAAAAAAAATCTGCAAAAATTATGGAGCATTATTCATTATAAATGACAGATTGGACATAGCACAGGCTGTTGAGGCAGATGGAGTTCATTTAGGACAAACTGATATGCCAATAGAAAAGGCAAGAAAGATTTTAAAAAATAAATTTTTAATTGGAGCAACAGCAAGAAATGCAAAAGAAGCTAAAAAAGCAGAATTATCAGGAGCAGACTACATTGGAAGCGGAGCTATTTTTGGAACAAATACAAAAGGCAATGCAAAAAAATTAGAAATGGAAGATTTAAAAAAGATAGTAAATAGTGTAAAAATACCAGTTTTTGCAATAGGTGGAATAAATATTAGTAATGTAAGTTTACTAAAAAATATTGGACTGCAGGGAATATGTTTGGTTTCAGGAATATTATCAGAAAAAGATTGTAAAAAAGCAGTAAATATTATGTTAAAAAATTTTATTTAA
- a CDS encoding tetratricopeptide repeat protein produces MLNEFEKKIRINELTNLRKELMQQGNVVEEVKVLKELAELTENVFGDESDENIKILNEVGGTLKYVGEFDTAKDALLKAQGFIEKKYGKDSIPYATCSLNLAEVYRFMKKYDKTEDIYLNTMKIYEANNLQNDYVYASVCNNLALFYQELGRFEEAIELQEKSLKVLEKVGENPIQYAITLSNLVQPYLKVKNIEKAEEYLQKSLKLIEKEVGKSHNLYAAVLNNMATFYFEENEYEKALELFEESAEICEKTFGKESNNYKNILENIEIVKEKMV; encoded by the coding sequence ATGTTAAACGAATTTGAAAAGAAAATTAGAATAAATGAATTGACAAATTTGAGAAAAGAACTTATGCAGCAGGGAAATGTTGTGGAGGAAGTTAAAGTTTTAAAGGAATTAGCAGAACTTACGGAAAATGTTTTTGGGGATGAAAGTGACGAGAATATTAAAATTTTGAATGAAGTCGGGGGAACACTTAAATATGTCGGGGAGTTTGATACAGCCAAAGATGCTTTGCTGAAAGCACAAGGATTTATTGAGAAAAAGTATGGGAAAGACAGTATTCCATATGCGACTTGCAGCCTAAACTTGGCGGAAGTTTACAGATTTATGAAAAAATACGATAAAACAGAAGATATTTATCTTAATACGATGAAAATTTATGAAGCTAATAATCTTCAAAATGATTATGTCTATGCAAGTGTATGTAACAATTTGGCTTTATTTTATCAAGAACTTGGGCGATTTGAAGAAGCGATTGAGCTGCAGGAAAAAAGTCTGAAAGTACTGGAAAAAGTTGGAGAAAATCCTATTCAGTATGCAATTACGCTAAGTAATTTAGTACAGCCTTATTTAAAAGTAAAAAATATCGAAAAAGCTGAAGAATATTTACAAAAATCATTAAAATTAATTGAAAAGGAAGTTGGAAAATCTCACAATTTATATGCGGCAGTTTTGAATAATATGGCAACTTTTTATTTTGAAGAGAATGAATACGAAAAAGCATTGGAATTATTCGAGGAAAGTGCCGAAATCTGTGAAAAAACATTTGGAAAGGAAAGTAATAATTATAAAAATATTTTGGAAAATATTGAAATTGTAAAAGAAAAAATGGTTTAG
- a CDS encoding thiazole synthase, whose translation MKDSFKLGNKEFNSRFILGSGKYSNELINSAINYAQAEMVTVAMRRAVSGVWENILDYIPKNITLLPNTSGARNAKEAVKIARLARECTQGDFIKIEIIKDSKYLLPDNYETIKATEILAKEGFIVMPYMYPDLNVARDLRDAGASCIMPLAAPIGSNRGLITKEFIQILIDEIDLPIIVDAGIGKPSQTCEAMEMGVTAIMANTAIATANDIPRMAKAFKYAIQAGRDAYLAKVGRVLENGGCASSPLTGFLNEVD comes from the coding sequence ATGAAAGATAGTTTTAAACTTGGAAATAAAGAATTTAATTCAAGATTTATTCTTGGTTCAGGAAAATATTCAAATGAATTAATAAATAGTGCCATTAATTATGCACAAGCAGAAATGGTAACTGTTGCGATGAGAAGAGCTGTTAGTGGAGTTTGGGAAAATATCTTAGATTATATCCCTAAAAACATAACCTTGCTTCCTAATACTTCTGGTGCAAGAAATGCAAAAGAAGCAGTAAAAATAGCAAGACTTGCAAGAGAATGCACTCAAGGAGATTTTATTAAAATTGAAATTATAAAAGATAGCAAATATCTTTTGCCAGATAACTATGAAACTATAAAGGCAACTGAAATATTGGCAAAAGAAGGCTTTATTGTAATGCCATATATGTACCCTGATTTGAATGTGGCAAGAGATTTAAGAGATGCAGGAGCAAGCTGTATAATGCCTCTTGCAGCACCAATAGGCTCTAATAGAGGACTGATAACAAAGGAATTTATACAAATTTTAATAGATGAGATAGATTTACCAATAATAGTTGATGCAGGGATAGGGAAACCTTCTCAAACTTGTGAAGCAATGGAAATGGGAGTAACCGCAATTATGGCAAATACTGCAATAGCAACTGCAAATGATATTCCAAGAATGGCAAAAGCCTTTAAGTATGCAATACAAGCTGGAAGAGATGCTTATCTTGCAAAAGTAGGAAGAGTTTTGGAAAATGGAGGCTGTGCCTCTTCACCGCTTACAGGATTTTTAAATGAGGTGGACTAA
- a CDS encoding DUF4037 domain-containing protein, producing MDSNKIKGLELSKKYFEEIYLPVIKSEFPEVFEKMAAGLAGEGSECFGFDDEISQDHDFGPSCCIWLTSEDYEKYGLNLQKSLNELPKEFLGFRALNVSEFGDGRRGVLNMDDWFFKFLGDVKAPENLYDWRLIPEELLATAVNGEVFLDNLGKFTKIRSDLEKYFPEDIRLNKIATRCMKMAQSGQYNYLRCMRRNEIVAARLAETEFINEAIHIIFLLNKKYKLFYKWIPKALKNLKILGEKTYFLIEELVKLPVGAVNRKFQIIEEISANVILELKYQNIVPRQLTSDFLQDYGPFVQNKIEDEKLRNWNPAMD from the coding sequence ATGGATTCAAATAAAATAAAAGGACTGGAACTTTCAAAAAAATATTTTGAAGAAATTTATCTGCCAGTTATAAAAAGTGAGTTTCCAGAAGTTTTTGAAAAAATGGCGGCTGGACTTGCTGGAGAAGGTTCTGAATGTTTTGGATTTGATGATGAGATTTCGCAGGATCATGATTTTGGACCATCTTGCTGTATTTGGCTAACTTCAGAAGATTATGAGAAATATGGGCTGAATTTGCAAAAAAGTCTTAATGAACTACCTAAAGAATTCTTGGGATTTAGGGCATTGAATGTGAGTGAATTTGGAGATGGACGACGTGGAGTTCTGAATATGGATGACTGGTTTTTTAAGTTTTTGGGGGATGTGAAGGCACCTGAAAATTTGTATGATTGGAGATTGATTCCAGAAGAATTGCTTGCAACGGCGGTTAATGGGGAAGTTTTTTTAGATAATTTGGGAAAATTTACAAAAATTAGAAGTGACTTGGAAAAATATTTTCCAGAAGATATACGGCTTAATAAAATAGCCACAAGATGTATGAAAATGGCACAATCTGGGCAGTATAACTATTTGCGGTGTATGAGAAGAAATGAGATTGTGGCGGCAAGGCTAGCAGAAACTGAGTTTATAAACGAGGCAATTCATATAATTTTTTTATTAAATAAAAAGTATAAGCTGTTTTATAAATGGATACCAAAAGCCTTGAAAAATTTGAAAATTTTAGGAGAAAAAACGTATTTTCTAATTGAGGAATTGGTAAAATTGCCAGTTGGTGCAGTAAACCGAAAATTTCAAATTATTGAAGAAATAAGTGCTAATGTGATTTTAGAATTGAAATATCAAAATATTGTTCCACGACAATTAACAAGTGATTTTTTACAGGATTACGGACCTTTTGTGCAAAATAAAATAGAAGACGAAAAGTTAAGAAACTGGAATCCTGCGATGGATTAA